The following proteins are encoded in a genomic region of Glycine soja cultivar W05 chromosome 17, ASM419377v2, whole genome shotgun sequence:
- the LOC114392386 gene encoding pentatricopeptide repeat-containing protein At4g21065-like → MQLTKLSSSAITTTTFFQVHLPPHTTKRRVAEQTILSLLTTCDTLTTFTQIHSLILKLGLHHNPLVLTKFAATSSHFNAVHYASSVLFPNDQTTPPPSHDAFLFNTLIRAFAQTTHSKPHALRFYNTMRRHAVSPNKFTFPFVLKACAGMMRLELGGAVHASMVKFGFEEDPHVRNTLVHMYCCCCQDGSSGPVSAKKVFDESPVKDSVTWSAMIGGYARAGNSARAVTLFREMQVTGVCPDEITMVSVLSACADLGALELGKWLESYIERKNIMRSVELCNALIDMFAKCGDVDRAVKVFREMKVRTIVSWTSMIVGLAMHGRGLEAVLVFDEMMEQGVDPDDVAFIGVLSACSHSGLVDKGHYYFNTMENMFSIVPKIEHYGCMVDMLSRAGRVNEALEFVRAMPVEPNQVIWRSIVTACHARGELKLGESVAKELIRREPSHESNYVLLSNIYAKLLRWEKKTKVREMMDVKGMRKIPGSTMIEMNNEIYEFVAGDKSHDQYKEIYEMVEEMGREIKRAGYVPTTSQVLLDIDEEDKEDALYRHSEKLAIAFALLSTPPGTPIRIVKNLRVCEDCHSATKFISKVYNREIVVRDRNRFHHFKNGLCSCGDFW, encoded by the exons ATGCAATTAACAAAGCTATCATCATCTGCTATCACCACCACCACGTTCTTCCAAGTCCACCTCCCTCCCCACACCACAAAACGACGCGTCGCAGAGCAAACCATCTTGTCCCTCCTCACCACCTGCGACACGCTCACCACCTTCACGCAAATCCATTCCCTCATCCTCAAACTCGGCCTCCACCACAACCCACTCGTCCTCACGAAGTTCGCCGCCACCTCCTCCCACTTCAACGCCGTCCACTACGCCTCCTCCGTCCTCTTCCCAAATGACCAAACCACCCCTCCCCCTTCCCACGACGCCTTCCTCTTCAACACGCTCATCAGGGCCTTCGCCCAAACGACGCACTCCAAGCCCCACGCCCTGCGTTTTTACAACACCATGAGACGGCACGCTGTTTCGCCCAACAAGTTCACATTCCCTTTCGTTCTCAAGGCCTGCGCCGGAATGATGAGGTTGGAGTTGGGGGGAGCGGTGCATGCCTCGATGGTGAAGTTTGGGTTCGAAGAGGATCCGCACGTGCGGAACACTTTGGTTCACATGTATTGTTGCTGCTGTCAGGATGGGTCGTCTGGGCCTGTGTCTGCCAAGAAGGTGTTTGATGAAAGTCCTGTGAAGGATTCGGTCACGTGGAGCGCCATGATTGGAGGGTACGCGCGTGCGGGAAATTCTGCACGTGCGGTTACGTTGTTTAGAGAGATGCAG GTTACAGGGGTGTGTCCTGATGAGATCACCATGGTTTCTGTTTTGTCTGCGTGTGCTGATTTGGGTGCACTTGAGTTGGGGAAGTGGTTGGAGTCTTATATTGAGAGGAAGAACATAATGAGGTCTGTGGAGTTGTGTAATGCACTGATAGACATGTTTGCCAAGTGTGGTGATGTTGATAGAGCTGTGAAAGTGTTCAGGGAAATGAAAGTGAGGACCATAGTTTCGTGGACTTCGATGATTGTTGGTTTGGCGATGCACGGTCGCGGATTGGAGGCTGTTTTGGTGTTTGATGAGATGATGGAACAAGGGGTGGATCCTGATGATGTTGCTTTCATTGGGGTGCTCTCTGCATGTAGTCACTCAGGGCTGGTTGATAAGGGACATTACTATTTCAATACAATGGAGAATATGTTCAGCATTGTGCCAAAGATTGAACACTATGGATGCATGGTTGATATGTTGAGTAGAGCAGGACGTGTGAATGAGGCTTTGGAGTTTGTTCGAGCCATGCCGGTTGAGCCAAACCAGGTCATATGGAGAAGCATAGTCACTGCTTGCCATGCCCGCGGGGAGCTCAAGCTCGGTGAGAGCGTGGCGAAGGAGCTGATCAGGCGCGAGCCATCGCACGAGTCTAACTATGTGCTGCTGTCGAATATTTACGCAAAATTGCTGCGCTGGGAGAAGAAGACCAAGGTTAGGGAGATGATGGATGTGAAGGGGATGAGGAAGATTCCAGGGAGCACCATGATTGAGATGAATAATGAAATATATGAGTTTGTTGCAGGAGATAAGTCACATGATCAGTACAAGGAGATATATGAAATGGTGGAAGAGATGGGAAGGGAGATAAAGAGAGCAGGGTATGTGCCTACAACATCACAAGTATTGCTtgacattgatgaagaagataagGAAGATGCTTTGTATAGACACAGTGAAAAGCTTGCTATAGCTTTTGCTCTTCTGAGTACGCCCCCTGGAACGCCAATTAGAATTGTGAAGAACTTGCGCGTCTGCGAAGATTGTCACTCTGCTACTAAGTTCATATCTAAGGTTTATAACCGAGAGATTGTGGTGAGGGACCGCAATCGCTTCCACCATTTCAAGAATGGTTTATGCTCCTGCGGAGACTTCTGGTAA